Genomic window (Pirellulales bacterium):
GGCCACCTGGTGCGGCCCGTGCAACGCGGAAATTCCCCGTATGAAAGAACTCTACAAAACCTACCACGGTAAAGGACTCGAAATCGTCGGCCTCGATTGCGATGGCAGCGACGACACGGTCAATTCGTTCGTCAAGCAGAAGGAAATGCCCTGGCCGCAAATGCGCGAGGCAGCGCAAAGCGAAAGCGAGCCGTGGCATCCGCTGGCGAGCGCTTGGGGCGTCAACGGAATACCGACGATGTTTCTCATCGACAAGAGGGGCGTGCTCCGATTCATCGACGCCCGCGAAGACACCGCCGCAAAGATCGAAAGCCTGCTCGGAGAGAAAAAATAGGGTGAGGGGTTAGGGTGAGGGGTTAGAGAACGCGCGAAACCGCAAGCGCGGTGTCGGGCCACAACCGGATATAGAACCGCGCTTGCGGTTTCGCGCGTCCACCGTATTTCCTACCGCCTCACCCTATCCTCTCACCCTAATCCCTCACCCTATCCCCTATTCTTTCCCGATTCCCGCCAGCAGCATTTCGGCGCGATAGGAGATTTCGACATCTTTGTCGTTGGCGGCCGTTTCGAGCCGCGATTTCGCTCGCACGCCGAATTTGTGGATTTCCTTCGTTGCGGCATCGCGCACTTTCCAGGACGGATCGCCAAGTTTTTTAATTAAGCGGTCCAAATCGTCGTCGATCGCAGGATCGATTCCGCGCACGATCACGAGCGCGACCCGCGTGATCTTCTTCGGCTGCGGCACGACTTCGAGCGGCACGATTCGGTCGAGCTCCGCCGGATCGAGCCGGCAGACGGCCGTCAGGCGTTTGGGATCGAGCGCATGCCGGGCGAGGATTTTCAGAATCGCATCTTGATCCGCCGCGGCAAGGCCAGCCGCCGCCAGCTTGCCGCGCCATGGCGCGAGAACCGTGTCGTCGGTCTCGGTGGCTGGGCCAAGCACGAACTCGGTCGGCTTCGCGGCGATCGCCGGCTTCGGCGCGGCACTCGCCTTCTTCGCACCCGTCGCCGCCGGAGCAGACGCTGCCGACAGGGCCGGCTGAATTTTCGTCATCGTTACAACCGCGCCATTCGCTCGGACGATCTGAACGGCCGAGTACGCCGAATTCGATGTGGCGACGGCAGCAGGCAGGTCCGGCGCGGCCGGCATCGCACCGGCGCCGCTCGAGGCTAGGCTCGAAACCATTGCCGTGCGCCAGTGGCCGGTGTCGGGCTTGTAAAACGTGACATCGAGCAGCGCCGCGCTGCTGCTCTGCGAAACCGAATATGTTTCGGCGGACCTACGGCTGACGTGCATTTGGATTTGATACGGCAATTCTAGGTCGTAGAGCAAAAACGATTCGCGCGTCCCGCCGGCCAATAGCGGCAAGCTGCCGCTGCGCAGCGGCGCCAACCACGAGCCTTCCGGCAGACGGCGCTCGGTTGCCGTCGTGTCGGTCGCAAGGCCGAGGTCTTTCCAAAGCACCGCGGCGGAGCGCGTCTTGGCGGTCGGCCAATGGCCGAGCAGTCGCCCGCTGTTGAAGCTAAGCTGCACGTCGACCGTTTCCGTCTTGTCGATCGGGCCGTCGGCCGAAAGCCGGATCAAACCAAGCGGAGCAGGATCGCCCGGCTTTGCATGATCGTCGGAACTCGCCGTACGCAGGTCCTCCGCGAACGACGGCAACGGATCGGAAAACAAGTTGCGTGCATTCAGCGTCGGGTTCACCACATCGGCCACAAACACCGCCCACTCGGTCACCTCGACATTCACCGTCGGATTCGGCAGGGCCTTTGCGGCGGCGTTCGCCGAAGCATTGTCAGACGATTTGCCGGCCCGAGGATTGCCCGTTTCCGCAGCGAGAGCAGCAGAACCGCAAACCGCAAAACACAGAGCGAGCAGAATCGTTCGTGTTGGAAGCGTGCTCGAGCATGCCATCGTCGGACCTCTCTCCCTTGCTAGCGCTGCGGGCTCCGATGCCGCGTCCTAACCCCTCACTCTACTGCCGAATCAGCCGCGCCTCGCCCCACACGATTCGCCCGGCCACGTCGAAATTGGGGCCATAATCGGCCTCGAGCGAAAGCGACTTGATGTTTGCCACGTCGACATCGATGGCGGCCGGCTTGGAGGCATCGCCGCGCAGATCGGCCTGCTGCCAAAGCATTTTGCCGTCGCCCATGACGCGGACCGAGGCCCGGCCGATCTTGCCTTCGGGCTGCTGAAACCCGACTTTCGCGCGAAACCGCCCGAATGCTCCGGCGATGTCGTAGGTGAGCGTGCAGCGGGTGTGTACGGCAATCCCCTTGGCAACCGGGCCATCGGCCAGCACCAACGCACCGCCGGTGAGACTTTGGTTGACCCGGTACGGCATCAACCGATCGAAATAGGGAACCTGCACGACGGCCGAGGGCCGCAGATCGCCCAGCCAGGCAAGCCGGCCATTCCGCACCTCGATCGACTTCAATTGCTTGAGCGGAATTTCGACCCGGGCGGCGTCGGCGCCCGCTGAGCATATCGGTTTGAATCGCAGCACGCCGCTTTCGATGGCTTCGATCCGGCCGAAAAGCCGGTCGCCATCCGGCAACGCAAACGCTTCATAAAGCGATTTGTCCGCAGCGATTTCTCGTTGCGAAAGCAAAATGCCCGCCAGCCGGTCGAGCTTGATGCGGCGACTTTCGCCCTCGAATTTGAATTTGAGGAATCCGCCGTCGAGGCCTTCCGCGAGCCCGGGCACCGCTTTGACATCGCCAGCTTTCTCGATAAAGGCGACATCTTGTCCCTCGGCGGATTGATTCAGGTCTTTCGCCTTCTTGACCATCGCCGGCGACGACGACC
Coding sequences:
- a CDS encoding NPCBM/NEW2 domain-containing protein, producing MNLLPERRGLLAIAFALAIAMGRAQAETVRTVDDKAISGTIAGFDSDAILVQQKTDNSKPVRIPLAEIVDVSFGEGHTVAAPAMSKPKPSPLSAIGGLFGISSAQTTEAYSTPYAAANGTSAYARSTYAQPPAITIPHDASPVLPAPRISRRGVVIWQFEFAGGDAAYASLDKWAADSVRLTFDSFAGSPIAVPVDRIRAIWSSSPAMVKKAKDLNQSAEGQDVAFIEKAGDVKAVPGLAEGLDGGFLKFKFEGESRRIKLDRLAGILLSQREIAADKSLYEAFALPDGDRLFGRIEAIESGVLRFKPICSAGADAARVEIPLKQLKSIEVRNGRLAWLGDLRPSAVVQVPYFDRLMPYRVNQSLTGGALVLADGPVAKGIAVHTRCTLTYDIAGAFGRFRAKVGFQQPEGKIGRASVRVMGDGKMLWQQADLRGDASKPAAIDVDVANIKSLSLEADYGPNFDVAGRIVWGEARLIRQ